The proteins below are encoded in one region of Thermococcus sp. 21S7:
- a CDS encoding carbohydrate ABC transporter permease, whose product MRDVETRPRRYERLIILALLLASLPLILGFFLLVLSSFSTEMVTNLDPRSFHPTLENWINLFQGKIATTGGIRVNIWRITLNTLIVALGVAGVVTGISALAGYSLSRIDFRGRKTMMVLLLVLHAFPGVALIVGVYLLYRLTFPQNYEVVGLYSFAYVILARAALEIPMSIWLMKGFFDTIPWEFEWSGIIDGASRITVWRRIMLPLIKPGILAVALFAFLAGWQDIIYVRTFLVYPTLATFIEANIEAEYSHMPLIAAAGTFYLLPTIIFFITAQQLLLQGYSGGIKG is encoded by the coding sequence ATGAGGGACGTGGAGACGAGACCCAGGAGGTACGAGCGGCTCATAATCCTCGCCCTCCTCCTCGCAAGCCTCCCGCTAATTCTGGGCTTTTTCCTCCTCGTCCTTTCGAGCTTCAGCACGGAGATGGTCACCAACCTAGACCCCAGATCGTTCCACCCAACGCTTGAGAACTGGATAAACCTCTTCCAGGGGAAGATAGCCACCACCGGTGGAATAAGGGTCAACATATGGCGCATAACCCTCAACACGCTCATAGTGGCCCTCGGTGTGGCCGGCGTCGTTACCGGGATAAGCGCCCTAGCCGGTTACTCCCTCTCAAGGATAGACTTCCGCGGAAGGAAGACCATGATGGTTCTCCTCCTCGTCCTCCACGCCTTCCCGGGCGTTGCCCTCATAGTGGGCGTTTACCTCCTCTACCGCCTCACGTTCCCTCAGAACTACGAGGTCGTCGGGCTCTACTCCTTCGCATACGTCATACTCGCGAGGGCGGCGCTGGAGATACCCATGTCGATCTGGCTCATGAAGGGCTTCTTTGACACTATTCCCTGGGAGTTCGAGTGGTCCGGAATCATAGACGGCGCCTCGCGGATAACCGTCTGGAGGAGGATAATGCTGCCCCTCATAAAGCCCGGAATTCTGGCGGTTGCCCTCTTCGCCTTCCTCGCTGGCTGGCAGGACATAATCTACGTGAGAACCTTCCTCGTCTATCCCACGCTCGCGACCTTCATAGAGGCCAACATAGAGGCCGAATACTCCCACATGCCCCTCATAGCGGCCGCCGGAACGTTCTACCTCCTACCCACGATAATATTCTTCATCACCGCCCAGCAGCTCCTCCTCCAGGGTTATTCAGGTGGAATAAAGGGCTGA